TGGCGATTGACTCGACGCTGGTGGACGCCTACCGCACGATCGCTGAGGCCGCGCTGGAGCTGAAAGGCGATTGGATCATGGACGCTCATGCCGCGCTGGAGTATGCCCTGGCGATCGAGCCGGACGCGCCCGATCTCCACGCGCTTCAGGGCTGGGCCTACTACACCGAGGGCGCGTACGAGGAGGCGCTCGCCGCTGCTCACCGCGCGCTACGCGCCGCGCCCGACGAGGCGAGCTACTATCTGCTGGAAGCCTATGCGCTCCGACGCCTGCGGCACTTCAAAGAGGCGATCGAATCGCTGCGCAAGGCGGTGAAGCTGAATCGCAATTATCGCGAGGCGCTGCAAGAGTTGATGACGCTTACGTCAGAGCTGTTTATGCAGGGCGAGCGCGCCTAGCGCGGCGTGCGAGACGAAAGAACAAAGGAACGATAAACCTTTGCAAAATAATCGGGATTGGATCGTAGGGGCGAGGCGCCGTGCCGTCCTACCCATGTGTCCCACATAATGATTCAAAGATCATCACGCCCTACCGGATCAATGGATCTGCTCGCTGCCGTAGATTCTGCACTCGTCAGAAAGATCACACTACCAGATGACCGATCTCGTCCGCCCGCTTGGTCACGCGCTGCAAGCGATCGAGGTGCTGCTGCGGCTGGGACAGCTCAGCGCCGCTCAGACGGCGCTCGACGCCGTCGCCCGCTCGCATCCCGATCTGGTCGCGCTGCATATCCTGCGCGGCTGGCTCTGGCTGAGCCAGTCGCAGCCGGAGCGGGCCGTCGCAGCCTTTCGCCTGGCCGCTGGTCGCGATCCGACCGATGCGCTGGCCTGGCACGGTATCGCCGAGTCCAGCCCCGACCGGGCAGAGCAGGCTGCCGCCGCCGAGCGCGCCCAGATGCTCAGTCCACAGGGGCCGCAGGCCCACCTCTGGCACGATCTGCACAGCGGCAAGCCCCACCTGGCGATCACCGCGCTTCGTGCGCTTAGCCGTCGCTTCGGCGAGCGGGCCGAGTGGGCGATCTGGTGCGCGGAAGCTCAGCGACGGGTCGGCAACGAGCAGCAGGCGCGAGAGCTGATCGAGCCGCTGCTGCGCCGCCGCCCGCGCCCGGCTCCGGCGCTGTTTGTCGCCGCCGCGCTGGCTCAGGATGGCGCGCAGGCGTATCAATACCTGCTGCATGCGCTGGCGGTCGATCCGCTCGCCACGAGCGCGCAGCGCATCTTTGCCCCCGATGCGCCGCCCTTCCAGATGCCCGCGCCGCCGATCGTCGCGATTCCACATGATCTGGCCGCTGCCCTGGATGCGCTGGTGCCTGCCGCAGCGCCACGACCACCCCGACCAGGTCCACAGCCGATGCAGCCCAAGGCGGCGCAAAACGATGCCGCCGTGCCCACGACATCAACGATTGATCCCGAATCCGCCGCTGCGCTGCGCGCCGTCGAGCAGGCGACAGAGCGGCTCTTGGGCCGCCGATCGCCGCAGGTCGCCGCAGATCAAACGACCGCGCTGCTCGTCACGCACTACGGGGCGCTTGAGGCCAGCTATGGCGCGGAGACGGCCACGGCGATCGTCGATACGCTCGCGAGCTACGGCGCGGCGCTGGCGCAGCGTGGCATTCAGGCCGCGTGTCTGCTGGTCGATCGGCAGGATACGCTGGCTCCGCTCGGCAATGTCGCGCCCGCAGCAGAGCGGAGCGCCGCCGCGTGCAAAGATGTGATCGACGCGGTATGCGCGCATCTGAAGGCAGATGGTCGCGAGGTCGACGCGGTGGTGCTGCTCGGCGGCGACGGGATTATCCCGTTTCATCGGCTGCCGAATCCGTCCCAGGACGCCGACGCGGATGTGCCTTCGGATAATCCCTATGGCTGCGGCGCGGGCAGCGAGCTTGCGCCTGAGCTGATCGTCGCGCGCTTTCCCGATGGCGGCGCAGATGGTGGGCGGCTGCTGCTTGATCAGTTGCAGCGCGCGATCGAGTACCATCGGCACTGGCATATCGCCGGGCCGCGCGGCGTGCTGACGCTGCCGTTTATGCGCCGTCTCACCAGGGCGCTCGAAGCGGGCGGGCCGGTGGTAAGCTGGGGCGTCAGCGCCGAGGCGTGGCAGTTGC
The sequence above is drawn from the Herpetosiphonaceae bacterium genome and encodes:
- a CDS encoding tetratricopeptide repeat protein is translated as MTDLVRPLGHALQAIEVLLRLGQLSAAQTALDAVARSHPDLVALHILRGWLWLSQSQPERAVAAFRLAAGRDPTDALAWHGIAESSPDRAEQAAAAERAQMLSPQGPQAHLWHDLHSGKPHLAITALRALSRRFGERAEWAIWCAEAQRRVGNEQQARELIEPLLRRRPRPAPALFVAAALAQDGAQAYQYLLHALAVDPLATSAQRIFAPDAPPFQMPAPPIVAIPHDLAAALDALVPAAAPRPPRPGPQPMQPKAAQNDAAVPTTSTIDPESAAALRAVEQATERLLGRRSPQVAADQTTALLVTHYGALEASYGAETATAIVDTLASYGAALAQRGIQAACLLVDRQDTLAPLGNVAPAAERSAAACKDVIDAVCAHLKADGREVDAVVLLGGDGIIPFHRLPNPSQDADADVPSDNPYGCGAGSELAPELIVARFPDGGADGGRLLLDQLQRAIEYHRHWHIAGPRGVLTLPFMRRLTRALEAGGPVVSWGVSAEAWQLPSQTVYAELESARQLVWCPPATPDTIEAAWPGDGRLLYFNLHGLAGGPNWYGQAVGGPASAPLPVALTPHDIGSVPPAMICISEACYGAEIIGRTPSNAIALRLLQSGALAFVGSTATAYGAVTLPLGGADLLTQQTLQNLRRGHPLGRAVALARDWMAREVVQQQGYLDPDDAKTLLSFVLLGDPWATPYTRPVLERKAALPRIAPVVVQRRPVAVNLIAPAAVSVAQQLIAKVAPSLARAPLSAVGQGRPDRIAKGQASAVVFSATESLPTIDGRSIAQIARVTVAGGEARKLLLSR